The following proteins are encoded in a genomic region of Natronorubrum halophilum:
- a CDS encoding rubrerythrin-like domain-containing protein — translation MKDVYLNPGEESNYECFDCGTVVRATAPVSCPDCGADMRNRQTPIE, via the coding sequence GTGAAAGACGTCTATCTCAACCCCGGCGAAGAATCGAACTACGAGTGTTTCGACTGCGGAACCGTCGTTCGGGCGACGGCACCGGTGTCCTGTCCCGACTGCGGCGCTGACATGCGAAACCGGCAGACACCGATCGAATAA